A genomic stretch from Motilibacter aurantiacus includes:
- a CDS encoding family 43 glycosylhydrolase, with protein MSFEISRRALLRGGLGLGGVTLLGGVPLAAHSATAATPLPTDAEVYGVPTTSPLVLNRADPFITMPTNGMYYFTGSVPEYDRLVVRGASTIAGLTDAPESVVWRRPTTGTMGGHIWAPELHRIDGRWYIYFAAGDSSNVFAIKMYAIESTLEDPRDPAGWGTPREVTTPWGSFKLDATTFTHRGRRYYVWAQAEPEISVNTSLYIAEMASPWAIKGEPRRISTPTLAWERQGFAVNEGAAVLVRNGRVWMTYSASATDHRYAMGLLWADEDADLLDELSWHKSPDPVFVTNEQTKQYGPGHNSFTVTEDGTDVLVYHARDYTGYIGSDPLYDPNRHARVQKLYWSRDGMPLFGVPVGKGGPIVRLSPTDDKHTFVRHFAYVLSVEEDSDNLPLGDTQFRFVTGFAGPGTESIQSVNYPDRYIRVTSTGEVRIDPFEGGSAYAGQASFRRIPAKKGYQLQLVGDPATYLLHDKGRLTVGALAGNRSIFELS; from the coding sequence ATGAGCTTCGAGATCAGTCGTCGCGCACTGCTGCGCGGCGGGCTCGGCCTGGGCGGCGTCACGCTGCTCGGCGGCGTGCCGCTCGCGGCGCACTCCGCCACCGCCGCCACGCCGCTGCCGACGGACGCCGAGGTCTACGGCGTACCCACGACGAGCCCGCTCGTCCTCAACCGGGCCGACCCGTTCATCACCATGCCGACCAACGGCATGTACTACTTCACGGGCTCCGTGCCGGAGTACGACCGCCTGGTCGTGCGGGGCGCATCGACCATCGCAGGCCTCACCGACGCGCCGGAGTCGGTGGTCTGGCGCCGTCCCACCACGGGCACGATGGGTGGTCACATCTGGGCGCCGGAGCTGCACCGGATCGACGGCCGCTGGTACATCTACTTCGCGGCCGGTGACTCCAGCAACGTCTTCGCGATCAAGATGTACGCCATCGAGTCCACCCTCGAGGACCCGCGCGACCCCGCGGGCTGGGGCACGCCGCGCGAGGTGACGACGCCCTGGGGGTCGTTCAAGCTCGACGCGACGACCTTCACGCACAGGGGCAGGCGCTACTACGTCTGGGCGCAGGCCGAGCCGGAGATCTCGGTCAACACCAGCCTCTACATCGCCGAGATGGCCTCCCCGTGGGCGATCAAGGGCGAGCCGCGCCGCATCTCCACCCCCACGCTCGCGTGGGAGCGGCAGGGCTTCGCGGTCAACGAGGGCGCCGCGGTGCTCGTCCGCAACGGCCGCGTCTGGATGACCTACTCCGCCAGTGCGACCGACCACCGCTACGCGATGGGCCTGCTCTGGGCCGACGAGGACGCCGACCTGCTCGACGAGCTGTCGTGGCACAAGTCGCCCGACCCCGTCTTCGTGACGAACGAGCAGACCAAGCAGTACGGCCCGGGCCACAACTCGTTCACCGTGACCGAGGACGGCACCGACGTCCTCGTCTACCACGCGCGCGACTACACCGGCTACATCGGCTCGGACCCGCTCTACGACCCGAACCGGCACGCCCGGGTGCAGAAGCTCTACTGGAGCCGCGACGGCATGCCGCTCTTCGGCGTCCCGGTCGGCAAGGGCGGGCCGATCGTGAGGCTGTCGCCCACCGACGACAAGCACACGTTCGTGCGTCACTTCGCGTACGTTCTCAGCGTCGAGGAGGACTCGGACAACCTGCCGCTGGGCGATACGCAGTTCCGCTTCGTGACCGGCTTCGCCGGCCCTGGGACGGAGTCGATCCAGTCGGTCAACTACCCGGACCGGTACATCCGGGTGACCTCGACCGGCGAGGTGCGCATCGACCCGTTCGAGGGCGGGTCCGCGTACGCCGGGCAGGCCAGCTTCCGCCGCATCCCCGCGAAGAAGGGCTACCAGCTCCAGCTGGTCGGGGACCCCGCCACGTACCTGCTGCACGACAAGGGCCGGCTCACGGTCGGGGCGCTCGCGGGCAACCGCAGCATCTTCGAGCTGAGCTGA
- a CDS encoding VOC family protein, producing MGQRPEEGHVVLADPEGNEFRVTEAGNGFLADCGLLGALSSDGLPSVGYFWRDALGVPRVWGQDEETAVKLLPAGPKIGWGGPPVAPKTGRNRMHLDLVPTSGSTQDEEVERLLGLGALRLRDGHEGADRGVLCDPGGNELCVLPSATTGSSATTGSATTRS from the coding sequence GTGGGGCAGCGTCCCGAGGAGGGCCACGTCGTCCTCGCCGACCCGGAGGGCAACGAGTTCCGCGTCACGGAGGCGGGCAACGGGTTCCTCGCCGACTGCGGCCTGCTCGGGGCGCTCTCGTCGGACGGCCTGCCGTCGGTCGGCTACTTCTGGCGCGACGCCCTGGGCGTGCCGCGCGTGTGGGGCCAGGACGAGGAGACGGCGGTCAAGCTCCTGCCCGCCGGCCCGAAGATCGGCTGGGGAGGCCCGCCGGTGGCCCCCAAGACCGGGAGGAACCGGATGCACCTCGACCTCGTTCCGACCTCCGGTAGCACCCAGGACGAGGAGGTCGAGCGCCTGCTGGGGCTGGGGGCGCTGCGGCTGCGCGATGGCCACGAGGGCGCCGACCGGGGCGTGCTGTGCGACCCCGGCGGCAACGAGCTCTGCGTCCTGCCCTCTGCCACGACCGGGAGCTCTGCCACGACGGGCTCTGCCACGACCCGGAGCTGA
- a CDS encoding AfsR/SARP family transcriptional regulator, with product MSNRLGTAPVAAGASINVLGGFALTAECGPVAVPATAERLLAYLALVGKPVRRQQLAGALWLESPDDRASASLRSTLWRLPDPVRPLIKAGATHVALADDAHVDLWRAEASIRQVGAAGDLPDEDALGLLDQDVLPGWGDDWVLLERERHRQRRLHALERLCVLHRDSGRFDLALRAGLAAVSGEPLRESAHRRVIEVHLAEGNPGEALRQYELFRRLVRSELGLSPSPAIRSLVAGLLGRPADGGR from the coding sequence ATGTCGAACCGGCTCGGCACGGCCCCGGTCGCAGCGGGTGCGTCGATCAACGTGCTCGGCGGGTTCGCCCTCACGGCCGAGTGCGGGCCGGTCGCGGTGCCCGCGACCGCCGAGCGGCTGCTCGCCTACCTCGCGCTCGTCGGCAAGCCGGTGCGCCGCCAGCAGCTGGCCGGCGCGCTGTGGCTGGAGAGCCCCGACGACCGGGCCTCCGCAAGCCTGCGCTCGACGCTCTGGCGGCTGCCGGACCCCGTACGTCCCCTGATCAAGGCGGGCGCCACGCACGTGGCCCTCGCCGACGACGCCCACGTGGACCTGTGGCGCGCCGAGGCGTCGATCCGCCAGGTCGGCGCGGCCGGCGACCTGCCGGACGAGGACGCGCTCGGCCTGCTCGACCAGGACGTGCTGCCGGGCTGGGGCGACGACTGGGTCCTGCTCGAGCGGGAGCGACACCGGCAGCGACGGTTGCACGCTCTGGAGCGGCTGTGCGTGCTGCACCGGGACTCGGGGCGGTTCGACCTGGCCCTGCGCGCCGGGCTGGCGGCCGTCAGCGGTGAGCCGCTGCGCGAGAGCGCGCACCGCCGCGTCATCGAGGTCCATCTCGCCGAGGGCAACCCCGGCGAGGCGCTCCGCCAGTACGAGCTCTTCCGCCGGCTGGTGCGCAGCGAGCTTGGGCTGAGCCCCTCCCCTGCGATCCGCAGCCTGGTCGCGGGGCTGCTCGGCCGCCCCGCCGACGGGGGACGGTGA
- a CDS encoding manganese catalase family protein produces MFFHYKGLQFEAKPDRPDPVLAKHLQELLGGAVGEMTVAMQYLFQGWNCRVPGKYKDLILDTATEELAHVEMIATMIARLLEGAPEDAYVEAAKDPMTAAIISGTNPQHKIVNGLGPALADSAGEAWSGKYILASGNLFADFSLNAAVEMQGRLQATRVFNMTDDSGVREMLKFNIARDTMHQNQWLAACEELKADGLEGLPSPSNFPESDQNNEFAYTLFNFSEGSQSSEGRWASGPTPDGKGTFTYVDNPQPMAPEPVLPPTPPQYYGTPSTGGGIVQKVKDILT; encoded by the coding sequence GTGTTCTTCCACTACAAGGGTCTGCAGTTCGAGGCCAAGCCCGACCGTCCCGACCCGGTGCTCGCCAAGCACCTGCAGGAGCTGCTCGGTGGCGCCGTCGGTGAGATGACGGTCGCGATGCAGTACCTCTTCCAGGGCTGGAACTGCCGCGTCCCGGGCAAGTACAAGGACCTCATCCTCGACACGGCGACCGAGGAGCTCGCCCATGTCGAGATGATCGCGACCATGATCGCCCGGCTGCTCGAGGGCGCCCCGGAGGACGCGTACGTCGAGGCCGCCAAGGACCCGATGACGGCGGCGATCATCTCCGGCACCAACCCGCAGCACAAGATCGTGAACGGCCTCGGGCCGGCGCTCGCGGACAGCGCGGGTGAGGCGTGGAGCGGCAAGTACATCCTCGCCAGCGGCAACCTGTTCGCCGACTTCTCGCTCAACGCGGCCGTCGAGATGCAGGGCCGGCTGCAGGCCACCCGTGTCTTCAACATGACCGACGACTCCGGCGTCCGGGAGATGCTGAAGTTCAACATCGCCCGCGACACCATGCACCAGAACCAGTGGCTCGCCGCGTGCGAGGAGCTCAAGGCGGACGGCCTGGAGGGCCTGCCCTCGCCGAGCAACTTCCCCGAGTCGGACCAGAACAACGAGTTCGCCTACACGCTGTTCAACTTCTCCGAGGGCTCGCAGTCGAGCGAGGGCCGCTGGGCCTCCGGCCCGACGCCGGACGGCAAGGGCACGTTCACGTACGTCGACAACCCGCAGCCGATGGCTCCGGAGCCGGTTCTCCCGCCGACGCCTCCGCAGTACTACGGCACCCCGTCGACCGGTGGCGGCATCGTGCAGAAGGTCAAGGACATCCTCACCTGA
- a CDS encoding FUSC family protein: MQRRERDGDAAVPWGQARAAGGLIAGDLRRLDLAQVDLLAAVRAAAGVLVVLVVGLLAGSPASAVSAAAGAFSVGIASFQGVYATRVRATLLTSAGMAVSTLVGATAVRSEWLAVPVTALWAFAAGLAVALGPAATVIGLQCGVALLIAGDYPMTTSEAVSRAALVGLGGLVQTTLVVLVWPLRMYGAERASVAAAYRALAAYADDSTHSAEPLLPDVATLQQASVTVGDTNPFARDLTRARFRALVDLAERVRSELTALSLARRRAVAEGRYGEAGRADLGLHAAADRLRRLADAIDPVAARRSSRRWRRAAPGGAQPADAPLDRVADADGLPTGAGVALSALAGHLRAAGRTVERLHGNEPAAGSPEPAFALADSRPSRSGARPALIDAEAVLTVRANLTLRSESFRHALRLAAVLAVASVLYRIVPLERGYWVALTALVVLRPDFTTTLTRGVSRTAGTAVGAAAATLLAAELRPGQAVLAGLVAGCALAAYTFFQASQPAFATFLTGYIVFLLALVGLPSAGAGWDRLVDTAVGGLLALVAYLAWPTWEGHRVADKLADVLEAQGRYGRQVLSAYAAPVGRGVAPLRTGLVAARLARTEAEASVDRLVTEPARERFPAAAASAAVAAVQRYAQAVLALHARLGDAQRHEPVVEAEALGEQLEAVLGELAATLREGTVTRVTLDRLRTAAAGLERAVVDRPERALLTVEVEEVVEAVEAVAHAVAQAS; encoded by the coding sequence ATGCAGCGGCGGGAGCGCGACGGGGACGCTGCCGTGCCGTGGGGGCAGGCGCGGGCCGCAGGCGGACTCATCGCGGGCGACCTGCGCCGCCTGGACCTGGCGCAGGTCGACCTGCTCGCGGCGGTGCGCGCGGCGGCCGGGGTGCTCGTCGTCCTGGTCGTCGGCCTGCTCGCCGGGTCGCCCGCCTCCGCGGTCAGCGCGGCCGCGGGGGCGTTCTCGGTGGGGATCGCGTCCTTCCAGGGGGTGTACGCCACGCGCGTGCGGGCGACCCTGCTGACCAGCGCGGGAATGGCCGTCAGCACGCTCGTCGGCGCCACGGCCGTGCGCTCGGAGTGGCTCGCGGTCCCGGTCACCGCCCTGTGGGCGTTCGCTGCCGGGCTGGCCGTCGCGCTCGGCCCGGCCGCGACGGTGATCGGCCTGCAGTGCGGTGTCGCTCTGCTCATCGCCGGCGACTACCCGATGACCACCTCCGAGGCCGTCAGCCGCGCCGCGCTGGTGGGCCTGGGCGGGCTCGTCCAGACCACGCTCGTCGTCCTCGTGTGGCCGCTGCGGATGTACGGCGCCGAGCGCGCGTCGGTGGCCGCGGCCTACCGGGCCCTCGCGGCGTACGCCGACGACAGCACGCACTCGGCCGAGCCGCTGCTGCCCGACGTGGCGACCCTGCAGCAGGCGTCCGTCACCGTCGGGGACACCAACCCCTTCGCCCGCGACCTGACCCGGGCCCGGTTCCGCGCGCTGGTCGACCTCGCCGAGCGCGTCCGCAGCGAGCTCACGGCCCTCAGCCTCGCCCGGCGCAGGGCGGTGGCCGAGGGCCGGTACGGCGAGGCCGGGCGGGCCGACCTCGGCCTGCACGCCGCCGCGGACCGGCTGCGCCGGCTGGCGGACGCGATCGACCCCGTCGCTGCGCGGCGCTCGTCGCGGCGCTGGCGACGAGCGGCGCCCGGAGGTGCGCAGCCGGCCGACGCCCCACTGGACCGGGTGGCCGACGCGGACGGGCTCCCGACCGGCGCCGGCGTCGCGCTGTCCGCGCTCGCCGGCCACCTGCGGGCGGCCGGGCGAACGGTGGAGCGGCTGCACGGCAACGAGCCGGCTGCGGGCTCACCCGAGCCCGCGTTCGCGCTGGCCGACTCCCGGCCCTCGCGGTCGGGCGCGCGGCCCGCGCTGATCGACGCCGAAGCCGTGCTCACGGTGCGCGCGAACCTGACCCTGCGCTCGGAGTCGTTCCGGCACGCGCTGCGACTGGCTGCCGTGCTCGCCGTCGCGAGCGTGCTCTACCGCATCGTGCCGCTGGAGCGGGGCTACTGGGTGGCGCTGACCGCCCTGGTCGTGCTCCGCCCGGACTTCACCACCACGTTGACCCGCGGCGTCAGCCGGACGGCCGGCACCGCCGTCGGGGCCGCAGCCGCCACCCTGCTCGCGGCGGAGCTGCGCCCCGGCCAGGCCGTGCTCGCGGGGCTCGTCGCCGGGTGCGCGCTGGCGGCGTACACGTTCTTCCAGGCCAGCCAGCCGGCGTTCGCGACCTTCCTCACCGGCTACATCGTCTTCCTGCTCGCCCTCGTGGGGCTGCCGAGCGCGGGCGCGGGCTGGGACCGGCTGGTCGACACGGCCGTCGGGGGGCTGCTGGCGCTCGTCGCCTACCTCGCGTGGCCGACCTGGGAGGGCCACCGCGTCGCCGACAAGCTCGCGGACGTCCTCGAGGCCCAGGGACGCTACGGCCGGCAGGTCCTCTCGGCGTACGCGGCGCCGGTCGGGCGCGGGGTCGCCCCGCTGCGCACCGGCCTTGTCGCCGCTCGGCTGGCCCGTACCGAGGCGGAGGCCTCGGTGGACCGGCTGGTGACCGAGCCGGCCCGCGAGCGGTTCCCGGCGGCGGCGGCCAGCGCGGCGGTCGCAGCCGTGCAGCGGTACGCCCAGGCGGTGCTCGCGCTGCACGCGCGGCTCGGCGACGCCCAGCGCCACGAGCCGGTGGTGGAGGCGGAGGCACTGGGCGAGCAGCTGGAGGCGGTCCTCGGCGAGCTGGCAGCGACACTGCGGGAGGGCACGGTGACGCGGGTGACGCTCGACCGGCTGCGGACGGCGGCTGCCGGCCTCGAGCGCGCGGTCGTCGACCGGCCCGAGCGCGCCCTGCTCACGGTCGAGGTCGAGGAGGTGGTGGAGGCCGTCGAGGCCGTCGCGCACGCGGTGGCGCAGGCCTCCTGA
- a CDS encoding ATP-grasp domain-containing protein, with translation MDIVLVTGSDMPKPDAEVPLLVDALTARGLDVVVRAWNQAGQDGTSWDPAPLVVVKSPWDYFDDRAGFVRWAHEVAGRATLVNPAQVLEWNSHKGYLLDLQQAGVAVLETVLVRRGAGEGERAAALDRLGGEVVIKPAVGGGAWGALRTPAGAEAAAGHLRALAADEDVLVQRFDPSVLSAGEASLIYFGGRFSHAIRKVPAAGDYRVQEFYGGRVLTHEPGEAELAAAAAALGVAPGAGLAYARVDLVRLDGEPAVMELELIEPELFLPHAPGSVERYADVLVGLLPAG, from the coding sequence GTGGACATCGTGCTCGTCACCGGCAGCGACATGCCGAAGCCGGATGCCGAGGTGCCGCTGCTCGTCGACGCGTTGACCGCGCGCGGCCTCGACGTCGTCGTCCGGGCGTGGAACCAGGCCGGCCAGGACGGCACGTCCTGGGACCCGGCGCCGCTCGTGGTGGTGAAGTCGCCCTGGGACTACTTCGACGACCGGGCCGGCTTCGTCCGGTGGGCCCATGAGGTCGCCGGCCGGGCGACGCTGGTCAACCCCGCGCAGGTGCTCGAGTGGAACAGCCACAAGGGCTACCTGCTCGACCTGCAGCAGGCCGGGGTGGCGGTGCTCGAGACCGTGCTGGTGCGGCGTGGCGCGGGCGAGGGGGAGCGGGCGGCGGCCCTCGACCGGCTCGGGGGCGAGGTCGTCATCAAGCCCGCCGTCGGGGGCGGGGCGTGGGGAGCGCTGCGCACGCCGGCAGGAGCGGAGGCGGCGGCGGGCCACCTGCGCGCGCTCGCCGCCGACGAGGACGTGCTGGTGCAGCGCTTCGACCCGTCGGTGCTGTCGGCGGGGGAGGCCTCGCTGATCTACTTCGGCGGCCGCTTCAGCCACGCGATCCGCAAGGTGCCGGCGGCCGGGGACTACCGCGTCCAGGAGTTCTACGGCGGGCGCGTCCTGACCCACGAGCCGGGCGAGGCCGAGCTGGCGGCAGCGGCGGCCGCCCTGGGCGTGGCGCCCGGGGCCGGCCTGGCGTACGCCCGGGTGGACCTCGTCCGGCTGGACGGCGAGCCCGCGGTCATGGAGCTCGAGCTCATCGAGCCCGAGCTGTTCCTGCCGCACGCCCCGGGCTCGGTCGAGCGCTACGCCGACGTGCTCGTCGGGCTGCTGCCAGCAGGGTGA
- a CDS encoding cation diffusion facilitator family transporter, whose amino-acid sequence MSRAHPAHPHVSGHPAHSHGPGPHHAHDHAHDDPHDDPHDDPHDHPHDHPHDHPHGRWGTLRHELSAVLGGHSHDSADRVDSALEANAAGRRALWTSMLVLTVTALVQAGVVALSGSVALLGDTLHNVADALTSVPLLIAFALARRPPTRRFTYGYGRAEDLAGLFVVAMIALSTVLVGYESIRRLLSPQDVDHLWAVALAGLVGFAGNELVARYRIRVGRRIGSAALVADGLHARTDGFTSLAVVLGALGVALGWDLADPVIGLLIAVAILGVLRQAVAQVGGRLMDAVDPAIVDRAEAVVAALPGVTEVRELRVRWIGHSLRAEVDIAVDAALSLAAAHDVAHAAEQHLLGAVPRLGAALVHASPAGHHEHRHSHPR is encoded by the coding sequence ATGTCGCGCGCGCATCCCGCCCACCCGCACGTCTCCGGGCACCCGGCGCACTCCCACGGTCCCGGCCCCCACCACGCGCACGACCACGCGCACGACGACCCGCACGACGACCCGCACGACGACCCGCACGACCACCCGCACGACCACCCGCACGACCACCCGCACGGTAGGTGGGGCACGCTTCGCCACGAGCTGTCGGCGGTCCTCGGCGGCCACTCGCACGACTCCGCCGACCGGGTCGACAGCGCGCTCGAGGCGAACGCCGCGGGTCGGCGCGCGCTCTGGACGAGCATGCTCGTGCTGACGGTCACGGCGCTCGTGCAGGCCGGCGTGGTCGCGTTGTCCGGGTCGGTCGCACTGCTCGGCGACACCCTGCACAACGTGGCCGACGCCCTGACGTCGGTGCCGCTGCTCATCGCGTTCGCCCTGGCCCGCCGGCCCCCGACCAGGCGGTTCACCTACGGGTACGGCCGCGCCGAGGACCTGGCCGGGCTGTTCGTCGTGGCCATGATCGCGCTCTCCACGGTCCTCGTGGGCTACGAGTCGATCCGCCGGCTCCTCTCGCCCCAGGACGTCGACCACCTGTGGGCCGTGGCGCTCGCCGGGCTGGTCGGCTTCGCCGGCAACGAGCTGGTCGCCCGCTACCGGATCCGGGTCGGGCGGCGCATCGGCTCCGCGGCCCTGGTGGCCGACGGCCTGCATGCGCGCACCGATGGCTTCACCAGCCTGGCCGTGGTGCTCGGCGCGCTCGGCGTGGCCCTGGGCTGGGACCTCGCCGACCCCGTCATCGGGCTGCTCATCGCCGTCGCCATCCTCGGCGTGCTCCGCCAGGCCGTCGCGCAGGTCGGCGGTCGGCTGATGGACGCGGTCGACCCGGCCATCGTCGACCGGGCCGAGGCGGTCGTCGCGGCACTGCCGGGCGTCACCGAGGTGCGCGAGCTGCGTGTGCGCTGGATCGGTCACTCGCTCCGGGCCGAGGTCGACATCGCGGTCGACGCGGCGCTCAGCCTGGCGGCGGCGCACGACGTGGCGCACGCCGCGGAGCAGCACCTGCTGGGCGCGGTCCCCCGGCTCGGCGCCGCGCTCGTGCACGCGAGCCCGGCAGGCCACCACGAGCACCGACACTCCCACCCGCGCTGA
- a CDS encoding DMT family transporter, with the protein MAWLVLCVSGVLEAVWAAALDRSQGFSRPVPTVLFAVALTASMGGLAYAMRDLPLGTAYAVWVGIGATVTVAYAMATGAEAVSLVKVLLLLGIVGCVIGLKVLH; encoded by the coding sequence GTGGCTTGGCTCGTGCTCTGCGTCTCCGGTGTCCTCGAAGCGGTGTGGGCCGCTGCGCTGGACAGGTCCCAGGGGTTCAGCCGCCCCGTCCCCACCGTCCTGTTCGCGGTCGCGCTCACCGCGAGCATGGGCGGGCTCGCGTACGCGATGCGGGACCTCCCGCTCGGCACGGCGTACGCGGTGTGGGTGGGCATCGGCGCGACCGTGACGGTCGCGTACGCCATGGCCACCGGTGCCGAGGCGGTGTCGTTGGTGAAGGTGCTCCTGCTGCTCGGGATCGTCGGCTGCGTGATCGGGCTCAAGGTCCTGCACTAG
- a CDS encoding DUF6454 family protein — protein MHLLPAAPRRVRRTLALTAAAALTAVAAGTAAHRAAADTPALVTTVEKLTRSTAWQQTGDLALRFDAHHPQGMLRIGGLWWMSSVEILEPTVRYPTPVDGYDRTPGKGRGHLFAFDDQGELQADILLGEGAVYHPGGLDFDGESLWVPVAEYRPNSRSIVYRVDPTTHAVTEAFRVADHLGGIVHDTTRDRFVGVSWGSRTFYDLRRNGRVAGTRPNESHFVDYQDCDFLSGRSMLCTGLTEVAGPNAAIRMGGVAVVDTKKLTVGHEVPVFRWSTSGANILRNPSDLALQPDGSVRLTVVPDDGVSARMLTFTAKP, from the coding sequence GTGCACCTTCTTCCCGCTGCCCCGCGCCGCGTCCGCCGGACGCTCGCCCTGACGGCCGCGGCCGCCCTGACCGCGGTCGCCGCGGGCACCGCCGCCCACCGGGCCGCGGCCGACACCCCGGCCCTGGTCACGACCGTGGAGAAGCTGACCCGCTCGACGGCCTGGCAGCAGACGGGCGACCTGGCGCTCCGGTTCGACGCGCACCACCCGCAGGGCATGCTGCGGATCGGGGGCTTGTGGTGGATGAGCAGCGTCGAGATCCTCGAGCCGACGGTGCGCTACCCGACCCCGGTGGACGGCTACGACCGCACCCCGGGCAAGGGCCGTGGCCACCTGTTCGCCTTCGACGACCAGGGCGAGCTCCAGGCCGACATCCTGCTCGGCGAGGGGGCCGTCTACCACCCCGGCGGCCTGGACTTCGACGGCGAGAGCCTGTGGGTGCCGGTCGCGGAGTACCGCCCCAACAGCCGGTCGATCGTCTACCGGGTCGACCCGACGACGCACGCCGTGACGGAGGCGTTCCGCGTCGCGGACCACCTCGGCGGCATCGTCCACGACACCACGCGCGACCGCTTCGTCGGCGTCAGCTGGGGCTCGCGCACCTTCTACGACCTCAGGCGCAACGGCCGGGTCGCTGGCACGAGGCCCAACGAGAGCCACTTCGTCGACTATCAGGACTGCGACTTCCTCAGCGGCCGGTCGATGCTCTGCACCGGGCTGACCGAGGTCGCCGGCCCGAACGCCGCCATCCGGATGGGCGGCGTGGCGGTGGTCGACACGAAGAAGCTCACCGTCGGCCACGAGGTGCCGGTCTTCAGGTGGTCCACGTCCGGTGCCAACATCCTGCGGAACCCCAGCGACCTGGCGCTGCAGCCGGACGGCTCGGTCCGGCTCACCGTCGTCCCCGACGACGGCGTCAGCGCGCGCATGCTGACCTTCACCGCGAAGCCCTGA
- a CDS encoding GAF domain-containing sensor histidine kinase: protein MRQGQELLDRDERERLETLVSYGILDRPADAELDAVLRVAAAVAGVPTATLNLIDQSRQCQLTTVGFEGSDSPRSDSMCAVHFRSGRSVLVPDASVHPDYAANPWVTGRLARVRLYASFPLMSPEGHALGSLCVFDSAPGRLDGHQVARLEDLARIVVALFERRREARRSAALAAEAQEQRDLVALTIRELEERQELTQAVLDTIDVAVVAAAPDGRLTMFNRAALDWHGVPADGGLDPGDHASAYSLLAADGVTPLPAEQVPLHRALREGSVSDAELVIAPPGREPIRVLASGRALQRADGSSLGAVVAQTDVTADRAQRVALEAAHAALAARSAELERSNDELAQFAAVASHDLRSPLAVIDGYLELLLDVHGEALTDEGREWVTTARGAGTRMRGLIDALLSYARAGGKPCDPRPVDTGALLDQVLQDVAAEAEAAGVVLSAPEALPAARVDAVLLRQLLQNLLTNAIRYRAPGRPGQVVVTAAPLQGEGGWEFAVADNGLGIPPDQRERVFAMFSTGSRGRGSGIGLATCQRIVERHGGRIWIEQTPGGGTTVRFTIP from the coding sequence GTGCGTCAGGGCCAGGAGCTGCTCGACCGCGACGAGCGGGAGCGGCTGGAGACGCTGGTGTCGTACGGCATCCTCGACCGCCCCGCCGACGCCGAGCTGGACGCCGTCCTGCGCGTGGCCGCAGCGGTGGCCGGGGTCCCGACCGCCACCCTCAACCTGATCGACCAGAGCCGCCAGTGCCAGCTGACGACGGTGGGCTTCGAGGGCAGCGACTCCCCGCGCTCGGACTCGATGTGCGCCGTGCACTTCCGCAGCGGCAGGAGCGTCCTCGTCCCCGACGCCAGCGTGCACCCGGACTACGCCGCCAACCCCTGGGTCACGGGGCGGCTCGCGCGGGTCCGGCTCTATGCCTCCTTCCCGCTGATGTCACCCGAGGGGCACGCTCTCGGCTCCCTCTGCGTGTTCGACTCGGCACCGGGCCGGCTGGACGGCCACCAGGTGGCTCGGCTCGAGGACCTCGCCCGGATCGTCGTCGCCCTCTTCGAGCGCCGCCGGGAGGCCCGGCGCAGCGCCGCCCTCGCCGCTGAGGCCCAGGAGCAGCGCGATCTGGTCGCGCTCACCATCCGCGAGCTCGAGGAGCGGCAGGAGCTGACCCAGGCGGTCCTGGACACGATCGACGTGGCCGTCGTCGCCGCCGCCCCGGACGGCCGGCTGACGATGTTCAACCGGGCCGCCCTGGACTGGCACGGGGTGCCCGCCGACGGCGGCCTCGACCCCGGCGACCACGCCTCCGCCTACAGCCTGCTCGCCGCGGACGGGGTCACCCCGCTCCCCGCCGAGCAGGTCCCCCTGCACCGCGCCCTGCGCGAAGGGTCCGTGAGCGACGCCGAGCTCGTCATCGCCCCACCGGGCCGGGAGCCCATCCGCGTGCTCGCCTCGGGCCGCGCGCTCCAGCGGGCCGACGGGTCGTCGCTCGGCGCCGTCGTCGCGCAGACCGACGTGACCGCCGACCGTGCCCAACGCGTCGCGCTGGAGGCCGCGCACGCCGCCCTGGCCGCCCGCTCCGCGGAGCTGGAGCGGTCCAACGACGAGCTGGCCCAGTTCGCGGCGGTCGCCAGCCACGACCTGCGCTCGCCGCTGGCGGTCATCGACGGCTACCTCGAGCTGCTGCTGGACGTGCACGGCGAGGCGCTGACCGACGAGGGACGCGAGTGGGTGACCACGGCGCGCGGCGCGGGCACCCGCATGCGCGGGCTCATCGACGCGCTGCTCTCGTACGCGCGCGCCGGCGGCAAGCCGTGCGACCCGCGGCCGGTCGACACCGGCGCGCTGCTCGATCAGGTGCTCCAGGACGTCGCCGCCGAGGCGGAGGCGGCCGGTGTCGTGCTGTCGGCACCCGAGGCGCTGCCCGCCGCACGGGTCGACGCCGTGCTGCTGCGTCAGCTGCTGCAGAACCTGCTCACGAACGCGATCCGCTACCGCGCCCCGGGCCGGCCGGGGCAGGTCGTGGTGACCGCCGCACCGCTGCAGGGCGAGGGCGGCTGGGAGTTCGCCGTCGCGGACAACGGGCTCGGCATCCCGCCGGACCAGCGCGAGCGGGTGTTCGCCATGTTCTCCACGGGGTCGCGGGGCCGGGGCAGCGGCATCGGGCTCGCGACCTGCCAGCGCATCGTCGAGCGTCACGGGGGCCGCATCTGGATCGAGCAGACGCCCGGCGGCGGGACGACCGTCCGGTTCACGATCCCCTGA